The genome window TGTTGTTCGATCATGGCCTTGGAGAACGGATCTTCCTGTCCGAGCATTTTTGCAGTTTGTTCGGAAAGCAGGTCCTCACTGCCTTTCATCATCCCGGCCATTTGATCCAGCACGGCGCGGTCCACCTGCTCGGCGGGGATGTGACGGCGGAAGCCGTCATCGTCCACCACATAGGCGGGTTCATTTCCGATGAATGCGGATTCGGCAGGTTTGCCGGATTCGTCTATGACGAGTCCGGCGAAAAGAGGAGTGTTGGTCAACTCATCATCCCTGCCTGCCCTCGATCGCGGCGAGCAATATGCCGGCGGCAATGCCGACGCGGCGATCCAGTTGGCGGGCGGTATCCATGCTGAAATCCATGTTCAACTGATAGGTAAATGGATTGAAATTTTGTTTGAGGTCCGCCACACGGTTCGAGCCGATGACCATGTCATAATTCTGAGGGATGAGCGAGCTCAGAAAGCGGCGCAGAAGTGCCAGGCCCATGCTGTCCTCGAATAATGTCCCAATGCGGTTATCGTTCACATCCAATACCTCCCATTCATCGCGCAGCATCGAGGCAAGTCCCTTGCGGCGCAGCGCCCCGACCTTTTGACCGGTAACGCTGTCAATCACATCATACGCGGCGGAGAAATCGATGATCTGGCGCGCTTTGATCATCAACACTTCCTGGGACTTGCTTTCATCCGAATACACACGGATGTCCTCGCGCAGGCGGAACATCTTTTGTTCGCTGAACAGGACGAGGTTGCCGCCGGGTTCATAGAAGCGGAACTTACCTGTCAAGGCGAAGACCTGTCGTTTGAGCAAATACTGGTTGTGTTGAAAAATGGTGTTCATTTGGGTTCCTCTGAGTTTGGGGATTGCAGGAGCTTGCTCCTGCATTTTCGCCAGCTTGCTGGCGGACTTGATAATTATACGATCACGACCCTTGTCCCCTGCCCGGGCAAATGTACATAATCCTGGTTTGGTGCAAGCACGGGGCTGGTCCAACGGTACAGCCATTTGGAGACGCTGGACGGCAGGTTGATACAGCCGTTGCTGCGCGGGCGTCCATAGTCGTTGTGCCAGTAGGTCCCGTGAAAGGCGTGACCGGAACCTGTAAAGAATGCACACCACGGCACACCGGGCAGGTTGTAGATGTTTGCGACCGCATCGCCAAAATTGGTCATGTGGATGGAGGGTCCCTTGTGGTAGGTGCGCCATTCGCCCTTTGGGGTATCCGTGCCTCGTTCCCCGCTGGCGCAGCGGATGGAAAGCACCATCTTTTCCCCTTCGAACGCGGTGACCATTTGCGTTTCGAGGTCCACGTGGACGAGTTTCTCCTCGTCCGGGACTTGCGGGGAAAGCTGGGTCAGTTCCTCATCCGGAATGAGGCGCATGTTGTACGATGGGACGTAAAAGGATTTTTTGAATTCCTTGTCGTAGATCTCATACCACACGCTTTTTTCCTCGCGCGTGACGATGACCTTCCGTACCCAATGCGTCGTTTCGTAAAAAATACGATGTGCGGTCTTTGCAAAGTAATACGGGGCCAGACGGGTCAGGCTGTAGGGCACACTGACCTCCGCCAGTTTGCCTTCGGTGGGGATCTCATAGACCGGTTTTTGGTACTTGGTTTCAACGGGTTGTAGCCAGCCCGAATAGGTATAGCCGCCGTCCAATTGGTACCAGGTATTGTTGAATTTATTGTCGATGTTATCCCCCTCCACTTCTGCGAGCAGGTCAACAGCCTCATCGATGCGCAGGAGATGGATCTTTTTGGCGGTCAGGTGGGGGGCGTCGTAGATTTGAACGCCGCTCCAGATCGCCCGTCCCTGTGAGGCGGGGGGGGCAGCCAGGGCGCGCTGGATGCCCAATTCGGAGAGAACAAGCCCGAGCACGCTGGAGGCGGAGAGTTTTAAAAAGTCGCGGCGGGAAAGTTGAGAGATACTCATGCTTGAATTGTAACTATAAAGGTTGAGAGCAGGTTTAGAGAATGTCCCTTTGGTACTATGCTGTGATTTCCACCCTGGTTCCCACGCCCCCGAAGGAAAATTCCTTGTTCGGCGCGACCTGTGGGGAGGTCCAGCGGTAGAGCCATTTTGCGGCGCTTGAGGAGAGGTTGATGCACCCGTGCGAGCGCGGTCTGCCGAAGTCATTGTGCCAGAATGTGCCGTGGAAGGAAATCCCGTTTTGGGTGATGTATTGCACCCAGGGGACGCCGGGTAGGTCGAATCCGCTGGCGGCGATGTCCCCGGCGGCCATGTGGCGCGAGGGACGTTTGTAATAGGTGATGAAATTGCCCTGGGGTGTGGTGTATGTGCCGACACGCAGAACGCCGCCTGTGGAAACCGGCGCGACAAAGACGGGGGCATTATTTTCATATGCAATGACGATTTGCTGGGCGAGCCGCACGACGATCTTTTTCTCGCGGTTTGGCACCTCGGCGGAGATGGGCGCAAGTTCATCCGCACTCATGGTGCGCAGGTGTTCTGCGCGCGCGTAATAGTATTTGTCCCATTTATCGTCGCGCACCTGATACCAGACCTGCCCGTCCTTTGGGTTGGTCGTCACGGATTTGACCCAGTGGGTCGTTTCATAATACATGCGATGGATGACCCTGGATTCCTTGTCGGCCGCTTCGTGCGCGTCGGTGAACGGTACACTGACTTCGGCAAGCAGCCCGTCTTTTTTGGGAATTTCCATTTGCGGTGTGTTCAGAATTGTGCGCACAGGCTGGATGTCCCCGGAGTACACGTATCCCTCCGTACCGACTTGATACCATATGCGGTTGTGCACTGCGACGTTTTCGTTAATGGCGGTATTGGTGATGTCGAAAACCGCATCACGCTGAAATAACCTCACATGCGCGGCTTCCGTGGATGGACGGTCGTACACCCAGACGGTGCGGATGGTCACGCGTCCCTGTTGGGAGAGGAACGGGTCGTCAACATCAAAATTGAGCGGGGGGGCCAGCAAACCTGCCAGCCCCAATCCGCCCAGTTTAAGGAAATCCCTTCGAGACAGGTTGGTTTGATTCATGCACTTGTGCGGGAGATTGCCTTGCCGAAAAACATGGCTTGCAATGACATGGTCCTAATAATGCACGTTCACCACGGTGCCGACCGCTGTAAAGTTATACACCCATTCCGCATCGGCGATGGTCATGTTCACGCATCCGTGGCTCATTGGCGTGCCGAAGTTATTATGCCAGTATGTGCCGTGGATGCCATAGCCCTTGTAAAAATACATGATGTAAGGCACATCCGGCAAATAATACCCGGGTCCGGACATCGGCGCGGAGCGCAGCTTGATCCAGATGCTGTATTTGCCTGTCACGGTTGGCGTCTGCCATGTGCCGGTCGATACAACGAACGACCGGATCAGCGTATCGCCTTCATAGGCATACAGGCGCTGCTGTGAAAGGTCAACGTCAATCCAGCGCTTGCCGCCGGTGCCCGCCACCTGCGCAGGTACGTTGGGTGCGGCGGTCGGAGCCACGTAAACGGGTGTGGGTGTATCCGCGACGATCTCTGCAAGGATAACGCCATCGCTGGTTGGTATGGATTCAAGGGATTGTGGCTCTGTCGGGTTAGGGGGCGCAAACGATTCGCTGGTTGGAATGTCGGTTGGGGGAACAAGGGCGACCTGCGGCTCCTGGGTCAATGTTGCGGTCCCCAAAGGGGATGCTATTGGCGGCAGGGCTGTGAACGTGGCGGTTGGGAAAATCTCCTGCGCCACGGGCTGAAATCCAGCCGGCGTATAGGTCGGCTTTGCAATATTCACCTGCGCGAACGATTGGGCTGGCGCACTTTGTTCCTGCTGTGGTGCGGATGAAATACGTAGGATGGACGCCAGTACCGGCGAATTCACCGCCGACCATGCCGCGAACAGGAGCACCACACACCCGACCACGACCAGCAGGACGGGGAGGATAAGATTTCGCTTCTTTTTGACGGTTCGGGCTGGTTTCCTATTCCCCGGCTTAACCCCACCCTGACGCGTTTCCCCGTTCATCCGCGCATCGGATGTGGATTCACGTGATTTTAAGAGGTCATTCATGGGTCACCTGTGCTAAAGTCTACTGATCAGCCCGTTCGTGTGGGAAAGCTCCAATGCGTGTAAGCACGCTGAGCACATTATAAAACAAAAGACAGCCACTTCACCATCGGATTTCAACGGGCGTGCCAACCTCAGCCCAATCGTAGAGCAGCTGTGCTTCATACGCGCCCAGTACCACGCATCCATAGGAAATGGGTACACCCAGATACCCCGCCCATAACTGCGCCCCGTTCGGCAAGATCGGCAGGGCGTGGATGCCATTCTGCAGACTGCCGGCCCAGTAAATGCCCAGCCAGTTTGGCATCCAGATATTCCATGTGGATCCATAGGCACTTGGGATTTTGTTTAACACGCTGAAATTGCCGACGCGCGTGGCATTGTTCATCCCGGTGGACGCGACAAAACTATACACAAGCACATCGCCTTCATAAACGTACATATGCTGTTCGGAGATGTCCACGAGGATGTATTTGTTCCCGCCGTAGAAAAGTGGAGCCTGTTCATCGTCCTGTGTTACAGAGGCAACATAATCATACGTCAACGATTCGGAGACGATTTCCGCCAGCACCATCGGTTCGATGGTTTCCGTGGGGATTTGTGTGGGAATTATTAATGTGGCCGTGGGGGAGGCGGTGTAGGTGGGTTTTGCGATCTGTGCAAAGGCAAAGGAACTCCATTGTGTTGGCGTGGGGATTGCACCGCTGAATCCCAGTGCAGGCGCCGTGGTTGCCGTCCATGCCGCGCCGCCCACGACGCATAACATCAAGATCAGGATCATAAGC of Anaerolineales bacterium contains these proteins:
- a CDS encoding L,D-transpeptidase family protein, whose product is MNDLLKSRESTSDARMNGETRQGGVKPGNRKPARTVKKKRNLILPVLLVVVGCVVLLFAAWSAVNSPVLASILRISSAPQQEQSAPAQSFAQVNIAKPTYTPAGFQPVAQEIFPTATFTALPPIASPLGTATLTQEPQVALVPPTDIPTSESFAPPNPTEPQSLESIPTSDGVILAEIVADTPTPVYVAPTAAPNVPAQVAGTGGKRWIDVDLSQQRLYAYEGDTLIRSFVVSTGTWQTPTVTGKYSIWIKLRSAPMSGPGYYLPDVPYIMYFYKGYGIHGTYWHNNFGTPMSHGCVNMTIADAEWVYNFTAVGTVVNVHY
- a CDS encoding L,D-transpeptidase family protein → MSISQLSRRDFLKLSASSVLGLVLSELGIQRALAAPPASQGRAIWSGVQIYDAPHLTAKKIHLLRIDEAVDLLAEVEGDNIDNKFNNTWYQLDGGYTYSGWLQPVETKYQKPVYEIPTEGKLAEVSVPYSLTRLAPYYFAKTAHRIFYETTHWVRKVIVTREEKSVWYEIYDKEFKKSFYVPSYNMRLIPDEELTQLSPQVPDEEKLVHVDLETQMVTAFEGEKMVLSIRCASGERGTDTPKGEWRTYHKGPSIHMTNFGDAVANIYNLPGVPWCAFFTGSGHAFHGTYWHNDYGRPRSNGCINLPSSVSKWLYRWTSPVLAPNQDYVHLPGQGTRVVIV
- a CDS encoding L,D-transpeptidase, which gives rise to MNQTNLSRRDFLKLGGLGLAGLLAPPLNFDVDDPFLSQQGRVTIRTVWVYDRPSTEAAHVRLFQRDAVFDITNTAINENVAVHNRIWYQVGTEGYVYSGDIQPVRTILNTPQMEIPKKDGLLAEVSVPFTDAHEAADKESRVIHRMYYETTHWVKSVTTNPKDGQVWYQVRDDKWDKYYYARAEHLRTMSADELAPISAEVPNREKKIVVRLAQQIVIAYENNAPVFVAPVSTGGVLRVGTYTTPQGNFITYYKRPSRHMAAGDIAASGFDLPGVPWVQYITQNGISFHGTFWHNDFGRPRSHGCINLSSSAAKWLYRWTSPQVAPNKEFSFGGVGTRVEITA
- a CDS encoding L,D-transpeptidase, translated to MNQPNIPPRRNPLYPLMILILMLCVVGGAAWTATTAPALGFSGAIPTPTQWSSFAFAQIAKPTYTASPTATLIIPTQIPTETIEPMVLAEIVSESLTYDYVASVTQDDEQAPLFYGGNKYILVDISEQHMYVYEGDVLVYSFVASTGMNNATRVGNFSVLNKIPSAYGSTWNIWMPNWLGIYWAGSLQNGIHALPILPNGAQLWAGYLGVPISYGCVVLGAYEAQLLYDWAEVGTPVEIRW